One Thermicanus aegyptius DSM 12793 DNA segment encodes these proteins:
- a CDS encoding ABC transporter ATP-binding protein, which yields MIEITNLSKKYGRDEWALVEMNLKIEKGIFGLLGPNGAGKTTLMRILATLLKPTNGTALLNGRSLDHPEEVRKIIGYLPQHFQIYPKITAMEFLDYVAVMKGIGDPRRRKAEIMARLEEVNLSSVAHKKVGTYSGGMKQRLGVAQALLGNPEILIVDEPTTGLDPEERVRLRNLFARFGLDRILILSTHIVSDIENLCHTVGVLDGGRLRYSGDLPRLRHFAEGKVREVESAARSISPSVEEGYLALIGGADYE from the coding sequence ATGATCGAAATAACGAATCTATCAAAGAAATATGGAAGAGATGAATGGGCGCTGGTGGAGATGAACCTGAAGATCGAGAAGGGGATTTTTGGGCTCCTAGGGCCAAATGGGGCAGGAAAAACGACGCTCATGCGGATCTTGGCCACTTTATTAAAACCGACGAACGGTACGGCCCTCCTCAACGGGAGATCGTTAGACCATCCGGAAGAGGTTCGTAAGATCATCGGCTATTTACCACAACATTTTCAAATCTATCCAAAGATCACCGCTATGGAATTCCTGGATTATGTGGCGGTGATGAAGGGAATCGGGGATCCCCGGCGCAGAAAAGCGGAAATCATGGCACGGCTCGAGGAGGTAAATCTCTCTTCCGTCGCCCATAAGAAGGTAGGCACTTACTCCGGTGGAATGAAACAACGATTGGGGGTTGCTCAAGCCCTGCTGGGAAACCCTGAGATCCTCATCGTGGATGAACCCACGACAGGGCTTGACCCGGAGGAACGGGTCAGACTTCGCAATCTTTTCGCCCGGTTCGGCCTGGATCGGATTCTCATTCTTTCAACCCACATCGTTTCCGATATCGAAAACCTCTGCCATACCGTAGGGGTATTGGATGGAGGACGTTTGAGATATTCCGGAGATCTCCCCCGGCTGCGCCACTTCGCGGAGGGGAAAGTTCGGGAAGTGGAGAGTGCAGCCCGATCCATCTCCCCTTCCGTAGAAGAGGGATATCTCGCTTTGATCGGGGGTGCGGATTATGAATAA
- a CDS encoding TSUP family transporter translates to MERLVILAFIGFVAQLVDGSLGMAYGLTSTSFLLMFGIAPAAASASVHLAEVITTATSGLSHLKFGNVDRGIVSGIVLPGSIGAFLGALFLGSIPGELVKPYASILLFALGLFILIRFLRRPVHRRTLPHEEPSQNFSKKGLIPLGFVAGFIDSTGGGGWGPITTPVLLARKNAEARKVVGSVDTSEFAVALSATLGFLISLGWQQVHWEWVIAIMAGGIIAAPIAAWLVRIIPSHFLGILVGGMILVTNARTILTSYPIDSHMIPWVYGLLFCLLGGAVTYSMIRLKKAKKKIQFQGK, encoded by the coding sequence TTGGAACGATTGGTTATTCTGGCGTTCATCGGATTTGTGGCACAACTTGTAGACGGCTCCTTGGGAATGGCTTATGGGCTTACCTCCACTTCCTTTCTGCTCATGTTCGGCATAGCGCCTGCGGCAGCCTCTGCATCCGTACATTTGGCGGAAGTGATTACAACGGCGACCTCCGGATTGTCCCACCTCAAATTTGGGAATGTGGACCGGGGAATCGTTTCAGGGATTGTACTGCCCGGATCGATCGGCGCTTTTCTTGGCGCCCTCTTTTTGGGAAGTATTCCGGGGGAACTGGTGAAGCCTTATGCCTCGATCCTCCTTTTTGCCCTCGGTTTATTTATCCTGATCCGTTTTCTCAGGAGACCTGTGCATCGCAGGACTTTACCTCATGAGGAGCCATCCCAAAATTTCTCCAAAAAGGGGCTTATTCCTTTGGGATTTGTAGCCGGTTTTATTGATTCCACAGGGGGGGGAGGCTGGGGGCCAATTACGACACCGGTTCTTTTGGCCCGAAAAAATGCGGAAGCAAGGAAAGTGGTGGGCTCAGTAGATACGAGCGAATTTGCCGTTGCCCTTTCCGCAACGCTCGGTTTCCTCATTTCTTTAGGATGGCAGCAGGTACATTGGGAATGGGTGATCGCCATCATGGCGGGGGGGATAATCGCCGCTCCCATCGCCGCCTGGTTGGTGCGAATCATTCCATCTCACTTTCTCGGCATCTTGGTCGGAGGGATGATTCTCGTAACCAATGCGCGAACCATCCTTACCTCCTACCCGATCGATTCCCATATGATCCCGTGGGTTTATGGACTTCTTTTTTGCCTTCTCGGAGGAGCGGTCACCTATTCCATGATTCGCTTGAAAAAGGCAAAAAAAAAGATCCAATTTCAAGGGAAATAA
- a CDS encoding carbohydrate ABC transporter permease, protein MKRNFLILFGLVVLIYLVIMVFPFFWIFITSFKTSGEIFGDGAFRVIPQSPTLKNYTIILFEKGILNAIKNSFIVATTTTLYVVAVATLTAYAISRFNFRGKNLLLGLILAVSMFPQMVVVGPIYTLFLKLGLLNSYWIVLPYSTITLPVAVWILVTHFNQIPLALEESAKIDGATPLQTLYKIVFPLAAPGVFTTAIIVFIAAWNEFLLTITMNANERFHTVPVAISFLRTQFEILWGEVAAATTIVTIPTLIIVLFFQKQIVSGLTTGGVKE, encoded by the coding sequence ATGAAAAGAAATTTCTTGATTCTCTTTGGACTGGTCGTCCTCATCTATCTCGTGATCATGGTCTTCCCCTTTTTTTGGATCTTCATCACATCCTTTAAAACTTCGGGAGAGATCTTTGGCGACGGTGCTTTCCGCGTCATTCCCCAGTCGCCCACATTAAAAAACTACACCATCATCCTATTTGAGAAGGGAATTCTTAACGCCATTAAAAACAGCTTTATCGTTGCCACAACCACCACTCTTTATGTCGTCGCCGTGGCAACCCTAACCGCCTATGCGATTTCCCGATTTAACTTCCGGGGGAAAAATCTCCTCCTCGGGTTAATCCTGGCGGTCTCCATGTTCCCCCAAATGGTGGTCGTAGGTCCGATCTATACCCTATTTTTAAAATTAGGTCTTCTAAACAGTTACTGGATTGTTCTTCCTTATTCCACCATAACCCTGCCTGTCGCTGTCTGGATTCTGGTTACCCACTTTAACCAAATTCCCTTAGCCCTGGAAGAATCGGCCAAAATCGACGGGGCAACTCCCTTACAAACCCTGTATAAGATCGTCTTTCCCCTGGCGGCGCCCGGCGTATTTACCACCGCCATCATCGTCTTCATCGCCGCTTGGAATGAATTCCTCCTTACCATTACCATGAATGCCAACGAAAGATTCCACACGGTCCCGGTTGCCATCTCCTTCCTCCGGACCCAGTTTGAAATCCTCTGGGGGGAAGTGGCCGCCGCCACCACCATCGTCACCATTCCCACCTTGATCATCGTCCTCTTCTTCCAGAAACAAATCGTCTCCGGTCTCACCACCGGCGGGGTGAAAGAGTAG
- a CDS encoding carbohydrate ABC transporter permease, whose translation MKRMGFKEFLFILPALLLIGIFSLWPVLQSFVYTFFDYRLNDQQKAGLYINERFNTDLFQETALYIGMFLDEDKKNITDSADLEKVNQTIKRLDQLAKAYKGKEKVISISAEEKKEMTTLYEETASLVSSLVKKYPLIHKEDLPALTEDLKNSIIPSNFIGLNGYAKVLSDERVRIALWNTFFFTVVSVFIELLLGLGLALILNKAMVGQGFIRTTSLIPWAIPTAVAALMWSYMYDGTSGIMANLFQWIGLVPDSRDLLLTGGGAMFSTIFADVWKTTPYMALLLLAGLQNISGTLYEAASIDGAGRFQSFFRITLPLLKPSILVALLFRTLDAFRVFDLIYVLTGGGPGGSTETLSVYGYKVMFAQSNFGYGSVVVMLMFVCVALIAIFYVKLLGANLMEKN comes from the coding sequence GTGAAACGAATGGGTTTTAAGGAATTCCTCTTCATCCTTCCTGCTTTACTCTTAATCGGCATCTTCTCCCTCTGGCCGGTCCTGCAATCGTTCGTCTATACCTTCTTCGATTACCGCCTTAATGATCAACAAAAAGCAGGTCTCTATATCAATGAGCGGTTTAATACCGATCTCTTTCAGGAAACCGCCCTCTATATCGGCATGTTCCTGGATGAGGATAAGAAAAATATCACGGATTCGGCGGATCTGGAAAAGGTGAATCAAACGATAAAGCGGCTCGATCAACTGGCGAAAGCCTACAAAGGGAAAGAAAAGGTGATCTCCATAAGTGCGGAGGAGAAAAAGGAGATGACCACCCTTTACGAGGAGACGGCCTCTCTGGTATCCTCCCTGGTCAAGAAATATCCATTAATCCATAAAGAGGACCTTCCAGCCTTAACCGAGGACTTAAAGAACAGCATCATTCCCTCCAATTTCATCGGCCTCAACGGGTACGCAAAGGTTCTTTCCGACGAAAGGGTGCGAATCGCCCTCTGGAATACCTTCTTTTTCACCGTGGTTTCGGTCTTCATCGAACTTCTTTTGGGACTGGGATTAGCTCTCATCCTGAATAAAGCCATGGTCGGGCAGGGCTTTATACGAACCACCTCCCTCATCCCCTGGGCGATCCCTACAGCCGTGGCCGCCCTCATGTGGAGCTATATGTACGACGGGACGAGTGGAATCATGGCCAACCTCTTTCAATGGATCGGGCTTGTGCCGGACTCCCGTGATCTCTTATTAACCGGTGGGGGAGCCATGTTTTCCACCATCTTCGCCGATGTATGGAAGACCACCCCGTACATGGCTCTTCTTCTCCTGGCAGGACTTCAAAATATCTCAGGAACCCTCTACGAAGCCGCCTCCATCGATGGGGCGGGACGGTTTCAGTCTTTCTTTCGAATCACCCTCCCGCTTCTGAAACCTTCCATCTTGGTCGCTCTCCTCTTTCGTACCCTGGACGCCTTCCGGGTCTTTGATCTGATCTACGTATTAACCGGAGGGGGGCCGGGTGGATCTACGGAAACCCTCTCGGTTTACGGGTATAAAGTCATGTTCGCCCAATCCAACTTCGGGTACGGTTCCGTCGTCGTCATGCTGATGTTTGTCTGTGTCGCCCTGATTGCCATTTTTTACGTTAAACTTCTCGGAGCAAATCTGATGGAGAAAAATTAG
- a CDS encoding extracellular solute-binding protein: MKRVSFKLLAFSLVLLLALAGCGGGTSTQNQGGTPPTDQGGQTNQGAATKITLKFAAQNDNTPATQKVIDAFNQSQDKYTVEWVQMTNDSAQMHDQLLNSLSSGSSEYDVLSMDVVWAGEFAGAGYLEPIDLFMKDAGLNKEDYNAGSMASGNYKGKQYTLPFFPDLGLLYFRKDLVSAEDAAKLESGNYTYQDLYDMSKKYAKQGGTEYGFVYQSKQYEGLTVNVTEFTKSFQDIKGGLEMMYQFTTAPFTPKDILNFTEGETHTAFEQGKAVFARNWPYQFGRINGKEDGVTVSVDQVGIAPLPNGGSVGGWLLGLNKNSKNMEGAWEFLKFVAGPEGQKIMSKEGGYLPGFNALLSDEEVKTANVMLTYPGFQKALASTIARPVSPEYSKVSDTIQVEAHKYLSSGSGLDQAVSAIQAAIEGK; the protein is encoded by the coding sequence ATGAAAAGAGTTTCATTTAAACTGTTAGCGTTTTCGTTGGTGCTGCTGCTCGCCCTGGCAGGTTGTGGAGGAGGAACTTCTACTCAGAATCAAGGAGGCACGCCTCCGACAGATCAGGGCGGTCAGACCAATCAAGGCGCCGCCACCAAGATCACCTTAAAATTTGCCGCCCAAAATGATAACACCCCGGCGACGCAGAAGGTCATCGATGCTTTTAATCAGAGCCAGGACAAATACACCGTGGAATGGGTGCAGATGACCAATGACTCGGCCCAAATGCATGATCAGCTTTTAAACTCCTTATCCAGCGGCTCCAGCGAATATGATGTGCTCTCTATGGACGTAGTCTGGGCAGGGGAGTTTGCCGGCGCGGGATATCTGGAACCGATCGATCTCTTTATGAAGGATGCCGGATTAAACAAAGAGGATTATAACGCCGGATCGATGGCTTCCGGGAACTACAAAGGAAAACAATACACCCTCCCATTCTTTCCTGACTTGGGACTCCTTTATTTCCGCAAAGATCTCGTAAGTGCCGAAGATGCCGCTAAACTGGAAAGCGGTAATTATACCTATCAAGATCTTTATGACATGTCCAAAAAATATGCGAAACAAGGCGGAACGGAATATGGTTTCGTTTATCAGTCGAAGCAATATGAAGGCTTAACCGTAAATGTCACGGAATTTACGAAGTCTTTCCAAGACATTAAAGGCGGGCTGGAAATGATGTATCAATTCACCACCGCACCCTTCACCCCAAAAGATATTCTTAATTTTACCGAGGGAGAAACCCATACCGCGTTTGAACAAGGAAAAGCCGTCTTTGCGCGGAACTGGCCTTACCAATTCGGACGCATCAATGGGAAAGAAGATGGCGTGACGGTCTCCGTGGATCAGGTGGGCATTGCTCCTCTCCCGAACGGCGGCTCCGTCGGTGGATGGCTCTTAGGGCTTAACAAAAACTCCAAAAATATGGAGGGCGCATGGGAATTCCTAAAATTCGTCGCCGGTCCGGAAGGGCAGAAGATCATGTCGAAGGAGGGCGGATATCTCCCCGGGTTTAATGCTCTCCTGAGTGATGAAGAGGTTAAAACAGCCAACGTAATGCTCACCTATCCCGGCTTCCAAAAAGCCCTTGCCTCCACCATCGCCCGTCCGGTCTCTCCTGAATATTCCAAGGTCTCCGACACCATCCAGGTTGAAGCGCATAAGTACTTAAGCTCCGGTTCCGGATTAGACCAAGCCGTTTCTGCAATCCAAGCTGCCATAGAGGGAAAATAA
- a CDS encoding helix-turn-helix transcriptional regulator, translating to MDVQKTNEKILKKFFEGWMENQLNFYSHPSYRLEKQLVHAISLGNWEEAKETLDEINRMDRAILAKDPLRSLKNSLICSCTLFTRAIIQGGVDPENAYNLSDVFIRQIEETRDRKDLEELEYEMLYSFINRVREEKKVTYQWVVSRALEYIHDQILSNLTLKEIAAHIEVHPSYLSKVFHAEVGISLIEYVNRKKIEASQYFLLHSNSSISEIAQLFGYCNQSYYTLLFKRYIGLTPKQYRNGASASSSPINAF from the coding sequence TTGGACGTTCAAAAAACGAATGAAAAAATATTGAAGAAGTTTTTTGAGGGATGGATGGAGAACCAGCTCAATTTTTACTCTCATCCTTCCTATCGCCTGGAGAAACAGCTCGTCCATGCCATCTCTCTGGGGAATTGGGAGGAAGCGAAAGAAACGCTGGATGAGATTAACCGAATGGATCGGGCCATCCTGGCGAAAGATCCGCTACGGTCCCTCAAGAACTCTCTTATTTGTTCATGCACCCTCTTTACCCGGGCGATCATACAAGGCGGAGTGGATCCGGAAAATGCGTACAATTTAAGCGACGTCTTTATTCGGCAGATTGAAGAGACGAGGGACCGGAAAGATTTAGAGGAATTGGAGTATGAGATGCTTTACTCCTTCATAAATCGGGTGAGGGAGGAGAAGAAGGTTACTTATCAATGGGTCGTCAGTCGCGCTTTGGAGTATATCCATGATCAGATTTTGAGCAATTTAACGCTAAAAGAGATCGCTGCTCATATTGAAGTTCATCCTTCCTATTTGTCTAAGGTTTTTCATGCCGAGGTGGGAATCTCCCTCATCGAATACGTAAACCGAAAAAAGATTGAAGCCTCCCAGTATTTCCTTCTCCACAGCAATTCTTCGATTTCGGAGATCGCCCAGCTCTTCGGTTACTGCAACCAAAGTTATTACACGTTGCTTTTTAAAAGGTACATCGGATTAACTCCGAAACAATATCGAAACGGCGCTTCGGCCTCATCTTCCCCGATAAACGCCTTTTAA
- a CDS encoding DUF1284 domain-containing protein: MRKLRGHHLLCVHGFQGMGYSPAFVKKMEEIVREIRDHSLDFPIQVLIDLDEACSACPHKGKDFCNAKEGSDEHVKGMDGKVLHHLGLTPGQSYLKSELIKRTRERVHPEDLDTLCAGCSWLSYGVCKEGIEKLRTRPH, from the coding sequence ATGCGAAAATTAAGGGGGCACCATCTTCTCTGTGTTCACGGCTTTCAAGGCATGGGCTATAGCCCTGCCTTCGTAAAAAAAATGGAAGAGATCGTCCGCGAAATCCGCGATCATTCCCTTGATTTCCCCATCCAAGTCCTGATCGATCTCGATGAAGCATGTTCCGCCTGTCCCCATAAAGGAAAAGACTTCTGTAACGCAAAAGAGGGATCCGACGAACATGTGAAGGGAATGGATGGAAAAGTGTTGCACCATTTAGGGCTTACTCCCGGACAATCGTATCTGAAATCAGAGCTGATCAAGCGAACGAGGGAACGGGTTCACCCGGAAGACCTAGATACCCTCTGTGCCGGATGTTCTTGGTTAAGCTATGGGGTATGTAAAGAAGGAATTGAAAAATTGAGGACCCGTCCCCATTAA
- the rnhA gene encoding ribonuclease H, whose product MAKPKYYVVWKGRRPGIYTRWEECKEQIHHFPGARYKSFSTKEEAERAYKEDIEGSFFTKGKSHKSSNDGAPPSFFTPDQGIDFDSISVDVGTRGNPGPVEYKGVDTRTGEVIFSYGPIPKGTNNLGEFLAIVHALAYLKKKGSKKTVYSDSRTALKWVREKKVSSELPRDSSTEEIWRLVDRAEKWLKQNTYENKVLKWDTERWGEIKADYGRKSGG is encoded by the coding sequence ATGGCAAAACCGAAGTATTATGTCGTTTGGAAAGGAAGAAGACCAGGAATCTATACCCGTTGGGAAGAGTGTAAGGAACAGATTCACCACTTTCCAGGGGCGAGATATAAATCATTTTCCACAAAGGAAGAGGCGGAACGGGCATACAAGGAAGACATAGAAGGAAGTTTTTTCACCAAAGGGAAATCCCACAAAAGCTCCAACGACGGCGCCCCTCCTTCTTTCTTTACGCCTGACCAAGGGATCGATTTTGACAGCATTTCCGTTGATGTAGGCACCAGGGGGAATCCTGGCCCGGTCGAGTATAAAGGTGTGGATACACGTACCGGAGAGGTGATTTTCTCTTATGGCCCGATCCCGAAGGGGACGAATAACCTTGGTGAGTTTTTGGCCATCGTCCATGCGTTAGCCTATTTAAAGAAAAAAGGAAGCAAAAAGACCGTCTACTCCGACTCAAGGACCGCCTTAAAATGGGTTAGGGAGAAGAAGGTCTCCTCCGAGCTGCCCCGGGATTCTTCTACGGAGGAAATTTGGCGGTTAGTCGATCGGGCGGAAAAGTGGCTTAAGCAAAACACGTATGAAAATAAGGTGCTCAAGTGGGATACGGAGCGCTGGGGAGAGATCAAGGCGGATTATGGGAGAAAATCGGGCGGATGA
- a CDS encoding O-antigen ligase family protein, whose translation MFLGLSIAAILYSPVSSILFLVGTGLYALFRLKLSQFRANIWTDSLFLLTVWSIFVAMEQNSIVSLTASLALLLFWLLSQVILNLHWDEEKLYSLLSKTFHLGTGTALIGWLEQWSFLPNEGNLWTWALGWVPFVPIDEPRISGTFSNPNFAAAWYTALILIGIFIWEQKTGKLWQYVIGFELSFTAGALYFTGSRGGILAVIAGLFVYLLIRFRTKAPYYLTSAFSLGLGIFVWNPELLPRSDIFWKSLDTRLEIWRTGWNLFLHKPITGYGLANMWFLDPWVTHYPMRLPHAHNIFLSMAVDLGIVGLFLLLVMIYQVIHDLISLSAAGHPYAAILGAIVASLLTQGMVDHILFLPQVAIIFIVTSSLILKLNEVYVPNGRMLPLLLH comes from the coding sequence ATGTTTTTGGGATTGTCAATCGCCGCAATCCTCTATTCACCGGTTAGCAGCATTCTGTTCCTGGTGGGAACAGGACTTTATGCCCTTTTTCGTCTTAAGCTTTCCCAATTTAGGGCGAACATTTGGACGGACAGCCTTTTTCTGCTCACGGTCTGGAGCATCTTTGTGGCGATGGAGCAAAACAGCATCGTTAGTCTGACGGCTTCCCTCGCCTTACTTCTTTTTTGGCTGTTAAGTCAAGTCATTCTAAACCTACATTGGGATGAAGAAAAACTTTACTCCCTCCTCTCCAAAACGTTCCATCTCGGAACAGGAACCGCTTTAATCGGATGGTTGGAGCAATGGAGTTTCCTTCCCAATGAGGGAAATCTATGGACATGGGCATTAGGATGGGTCCCTTTCGTCCCCATCGACGAACCGAGGATCTCCGGAACCTTTAGCAATCCCAATTTTGCGGCCGCTTGGTACACGGCTTTAATCTTAATCGGGATCTTCATCTGGGAACAAAAAACCGGGAAGCTTTGGCAATATGTGATTGGCTTTGAACTTTCTTTTACTGCAGGAGCCCTCTATTTCACAGGTTCACGGGGAGGAATCCTTGCCGTCATCGCCGGGCTTTTTGTCTATCTCCTTATTCGTTTCCGCACGAAAGCCCCTTACTATCTTACTTCCGCCTTTTCCTTGGGATTAGGGATATTTGTCTGGAATCCGGAACTATTGCCTAGAAGTGATATTTTTTGGAAGTCCTTAGATACCCGCTTGGAGATTTGGCGAACCGGCTGGAACCTTTTCCTTCACAAACCCATTACAGGCTATGGACTGGCTAACATGTGGTTCCTTGATCCATGGGTTACACATTATCCCATGAGGTTGCCCCATGCTCACAATATCTTTCTCTCCATGGCTGTCGATTTGGGCATTGTCGGCCTCTTTCTCTTATTGGTCATGATCTACCAAGTGATTCATGATCTGATTTCCCTTAGTGCGGCGGGCCATCCCTATGCGGCCATATTGGGAGCGATCGTTGCCTCCCTCCTGACACAAGGAATGGTGGATCATATTCTTTTCTTGCCACAAGTAGCCATTATTTTTATCGTTACCAGTTCCTTAATCCTAAAACTAAATGAAGTCTATGTGCCCAACGGGCGGATGTTACCCCTGCTATTACACTAA
- a CDS encoding aminopeptidase codes for MIDPRLTKLADLLVNYSIKVREGENVLIEAFGIEPVFVNELVKKVQEARGNPFVNIRNQSVMRQLVKGATEDQIRTWAETDKAEMERMQAYIGVRGEHNMNEMSDVPDDKMKLYQSIYYQQVHMLTRIKKTKWVVLRYPTPSMAQLASMSTETFEDFYFDVCTLDYQKMSKAMDPLKELMDRTDKVRLVGPGTDLTFSIKGIGAVKCDGQLNIPDGEVYTAPVRDSVNGVITFNTPTPYQGFTFENVHLEFKKGKIVKATSNDTERINKIFDTDEGARYVGEFSLGLNPFIQHPMKEILFDEKIDGSFHFTPGACYDDAYNGNRSAIHWDMVMIQRPDYGGGEVWFDDRLIRKDGRFVIPELEGLNPENLK; via the coding sequence GTGATAGACCCACGCCTTACGAAATTGGCCGATCTTCTTGTAAACTATTCCATTAAGGTACGGGAGGGGGAAAACGTCCTCATTGAGGCCTTTGGAATTGAACCGGTTTTCGTGAATGAATTGGTGAAAAAGGTTCAAGAAGCGAGGGGGAATCCCTTTGTAAACATCCGGAACCAATCCGTGATGCGGCAACTTGTTAAAGGGGCCACCGAGGATCAGATCCGTACTTGGGCAGAAACCGATAAAGCAGAGATGGAAAGGATGCAGGCCTATATCGGAGTGAGGGGGGAACATAACATGAATGAGATGTCCGATGTCCCCGACGACAAAATGAAGCTCTACCAGAGCATTTACTATCAACAAGTACATATGCTGACACGAATAAAGAAGACGAAATGGGTGGTCTTAAGATATCCCACTCCCTCGATGGCTCAGCTCGCTTCCATGAGTACGGAAACCTTCGAAGATTTTTACTTCGACGTATGTACGCTGGATTATCAAAAAATGTCAAAAGCGATGGATCCATTAAAAGAATTGATGGACCGGACGGACAAGGTTCGCCTGGTGGGTCCCGGCACCGACCTTACATTTTCAATCAAAGGGATCGGCGCGGTGAAGTGTGACGGGCAATTGAATATCCCGGATGGGGAGGTTTACACGGCGCCGGTGCGGGATTCGGTAAATGGTGTGATCACCTTCAATACTCCTACCCCTTACCAAGGATTCACCTTTGAGAATGTGCATCTTGAATTTAAAAAGGGAAAAATCGTGAAGGCGACTTCCAACGATACGGAGCGGATCAACAAAATCTTCGATACCGATGAAGGGGCTCGCTACGTAGGGGAGTTCTCTTTGGGATTAAATCCATTTATTCAGCATCCCATGAAGGAAATTCTCTTCGATGAGAAGATTGACGGCAGCTTTCACTTTACTCCCGGAGCTTGTTATGATGATGCGTATAACGGGAATCGATCGGCCATTCACTGGGATATGGTGATGATTCAGCGTCCCGATTACGGCGGTGGGGAGGTATGGTTTGATGACCGCCTGATCCGTAAAGATGGCCGCTTTGTCATTCCGGAATTAGAGGGCCTTAATCCGGAGAATTTGAAGTAA